A genomic segment from Candidatus Zixiibacteriota bacterium encodes:
- the selD gene encoding selenide, water dikinase SelD → MDDKRQEISIKLTAEVSCAGUASKLAPKFLAEALKNIPQSNHPNLLVGFNKADDAGVYKINDSQALVQTVDFFPPIVDDPLNFGRIAAANALSDVYAMGGTPITALNIVGFPSGMPASVLTDILKGGSEKIEEAGAVIVGGHSIKDKELKYGLAVTGLVDPQKVLTNATARPGDKIYLTKPLGTGLITTGIKQSRVSPELTTIVIRQMSQLNRKPAELMVKHHAHSATDITGYGLLGHAYEMASASEVTIRIYSELLPLLPEALELAGAGMIPGGANANRDFLDGKYTLVNAIDKNLEHVLFDPQTSGGLFIAIDEANAANFEKDLETERVFAMLIGQVEAAGQYPLIIE, encoded by the coding sequence ATGGACGACAAACGTCAGGAAATAAGCATTAAATTGACGGCCGAAGTCAGCTGCGCGGGTTGAGCTTCCAAACTGGCGCCAAAGTTTTTGGCGGAAGCATTGAAAAACATCCCGCAGTCGAACCACCCGAACCTTCTGGTCGGCTTCAATAAAGCCGATGACGCCGGGGTGTACAAAATAAACGACTCACAGGCGCTGGTGCAGACTGTCGATTTCTTCCCGCCCATAGTTGACGACCCGCTGAATTTCGGGCGGATAGCGGCGGCAAACGCGCTTTCCGATGTTTACGCGATGGGTGGCACGCCGATTACCGCCTTGAACATAGTCGGGTTTCCCAGTGGTATGCCCGCCAGTGTCCTGACCGATATTCTCAAGGGCGGGTCGGAAAAAATCGAAGAAGCCGGCGCGGTGATAGTGGGCGGCCACTCGATCAAAGACAAAGAGCTTAAATACGGTCTGGCCGTCACGGGATTGGTTGATCCGCAAAAAGTCCTGACCAACGCCACCGCCAGGCCCGGCGACAAAATCTACCTGACCAAGCCGCTGGGGACCGGCCTTATCACCACCGGTATCAAACAAAGCCGGGTCTCGCCCGAACTGACAACTATCGTAATCCGCCAGATGTCGCAGCTTAACAGAAAACCCGCCGAACTTATGGTAAAGCACCACGCGCACTCGGCGACGGATATAACGGGCTACGGTCTTCTCGGCCACGCGTACGAGATGGCATCGGCATCGGAAGTCACAATCCGAATCTATTCCGAGCTCCTTCCGCTTTTGCCAGAGGCGCTCGAACTTGCGGGGGCCGGGATGATACCCGGCGGCGCCAACGCCAACCGGGATTTTCTCGACGGTAAATACACACTGGTTAACGCCATAGACAAGAATCTCGAACATGTCCTTTTCGACCCGCAAACATCGGGCGGCCTGTTTATAGCCATCGATGAAGCCAACGCCGCGAATTTCGAAAAAGACCTCGAAACCGAAAGAGTCTTCGCGATGCTTATCGGACAGGTCGAGGCCGCGGGGCAATATCCGCTGATAATAGAGTAA